From a region of the Mycolicibacterium sp. MU0050 genome:
- the narI gene encoding respiratory nitrate reductase subunit gamma, producing MGEIFWDVVPYVTLAIIIVGTWWRYRYDKFGWTTRSSQLYESRLLRIGSPMFHFGILVVIVGHFIGLVIPQSWTDVVGLSQHAYHVQAITLGSIAGVSTLLGITLLVYRRRTTGPVFMATTVNDKVMYVVLVAAIVAGLCATALGSGLVGEEHNYRETVSPWFRSIWVLQPRGDLMNLAPMYFQVHVLIGLALFCLWPFTRLVHAFSAPVAYLFRPYIVYRSREVAKDTELIGSQPHRRGW from the coding sequence ATGGGTGAGATCTTCTGGGATGTGGTCCCGTACGTGACGCTGGCGATCATCATCGTCGGTACGTGGTGGCGCTACCGGTACGACAAGTTCGGCTGGACCACCCGCTCGTCGCAACTGTACGAGTCGCGGCTGCTGCGGATCGGCAGCCCGATGTTCCACTTCGGGATCCTGGTGGTGATCGTCGGACACTTCATCGGGCTGGTCATCCCGCAGTCCTGGACCGACGTCGTCGGGTTGAGCCAACACGCCTACCACGTCCAGGCGATCACCCTGGGGTCGATCGCCGGGGTGTCCACCCTGCTGGGTATCACGTTGCTGGTGTACCGCCGGCGCACCACGGGCCCGGTGTTCATGGCCACCACGGTCAACGACAAGGTGATGTACGTGGTGCTGGTCGCCGCCATCGTCGCTGGGTTGTGCGCCACCGCACTGGGTTCCGGGCTGGTGGGGGAGGAGCACAACTACCGCGAAACCGTCTCGCCGTGGTTCCGGTCCATCTGGGTGCTGCAGCCCCGGGGCGATCTGATGAACCTGGCCCCGATGTATTTCCAGGTCCATGTGCTGATCGGGTTGGCGCTGTTCTGCCTGTGGCCCTTCACCCGGCTGGTGCACGCGTTCAGCGCGCCGGTCGCCTACCTGTTCCGGCCCTACATCGTCTACCGCAGCCGGGAGGTCGCCAAGGACACCGAGCTGATCGGGTCGCAGCCGCACCGCCGCGGTTGGTGA
- the narH gene encoding nitrate reductase subunit beta, with protein sequence MKVMAQMAMVMNLDKCIGCHTCSVTCKQAWTNRAGTEYVWFNNVETRPGVGYPRTYEDQDRWRGGWIRDRKGRLRLRDGGRLAKLARIFSNPKLPSIDDYYEPWTYDYENLTSAPLGEHIPVAPPRSLISGKPMKVSWSGNWDDNLGGSPEIVPRDPVLAKVSEEIRLELEQTFMFYLPRICEHCLNPSCVASCPSGAMYKRTEDGIVLVDQDKCRGWRMCVSGCPYKKVYFNHKTGKAEKCTLCYPRIEVGLPTVCSETCVGRLRYLGLVLYDVDRVAEAASVPDEKDLYDAHRRILLDPNDPEVIAGARAEGISDEWIEAARRSPVYALINTYQVALPLHPEYRTIPMVWYIPPLSPVVDAVSRAGRDGEDVGNLFGALESLRIPLEYLAGLFTAGDTMPVERVLRKLAAMRSYMRDINLGRETQPHIPAAVGMTEEQMYDMYRLLAIAKYDERYVIPSAYAPSAGNAEEPGCSLSFDGGPGMYESGPFGEASGGPVPIAVETFHALRHRQTAEGMAANAERPSRVNLLNWDGRGVPTGMFPDGEQQ encoded by the coding sequence ATGAAAGTCATGGCGCAGATGGCGATGGTGATGAACCTCGACAAGTGCATCGGCTGCCATACCTGCTCGGTGACCTGCAAGCAGGCCTGGACCAACCGCGCGGGCACCGAGTACGTCTGGTTCAACAACGTCGAGACCCGCCCCGGCGTCGGCTATCCGCGCACCTATGAGGATCAGGACCGCTGGCGGGGCGGCTGGATCCGGGACCGCAAGGGCCGGTTGCGGTTACGGGACGGCGGCCGGCTGGCGAAGCTGGCCCGCATCTTCTCTAACCCGAAGCTGCCGTCCATCGACGACTACTACGAGCCGTGGACCTACGACTACGAGAACCTGACCTCTGCGCCGTTGGGTGAGCACATCCCGGTGGCGCCGCCGCGGAGCCTGATCAGCGGCAAACCGATGAAGGTGTCGTGGTCGGGGAACTGGGACGACAACCTGGGCGGCTCACCGGAGATCGTGCCGCGGGACCCGGTCCTGGCCAAGGTCAGCGAGGAGATCCGGCTGGAACTCGAGCAGACCTTCATGTTCTACCTGCCGCGGATCTGCGAGCATTGCCTCAACCCCTCCTGCGTGGCCTCCTGCCCGTCGGGCGCGATGTACAAGCGCACCGAGGACGGCATCGTGCTGGTCGATCAGGACAAGTGCCGGGGCTGGCGGATGTGTGTGTCGGGATGCCCCTACAAGAAGGTGTATTTCAACCACAAGACCGGCAAGGCCGAGAAGTGCACGCTGTGCTATCCGCGCATCGAGGTGGGGTTGCCGACGGTGTGCTCGGAGACCTGCGTGGGCCGCCTGCGCTATCTCGGACTGGTGCTCTACGACGTGGACCGGGTGGCCGAGGCCGCGTCGGTGCCCGACGAGAAGGACCTCTACGACGCCCACAGGCGAATACTGTTGGACCCGAACGATCCTGAGGTGATCGCGGGGGCCCGCGCGGAGGGCATCTCGGATGAGTGGATCGAAGCGGCCCGACGCTCGCCGGTGTACGCGTTGATCAACACCTATCAGGTGGCGCTGCCTCTGCACCCGGAATACCGCACCATTCCGATGGTCTGGTACATCCCGCCGCTGTCGCCTGTGGTGGACGCCGTCAGCCGGGCGGGCCGCGACGGAGAGGATGTCGGCAACCTGTTCGGCGCCCTGGAGTCGCTGCGCATCCCGCTGGAGTACCTGGCCGGCCTGTTCACCGCGGGCGACACCATGCCGGTGGAGCGGGTCCTGCGCAAGCTGGCGGCCATGCGGTCCTACATGCGCGACATCAACCTCGGCCGGGAGACCCAGCCGCACATCCCGGCGGCGGTCGGCATGACCGAGGAGCAGATGTACGACATGTACCGACTGCTGGCGATAGCGAAATACGATGAGCGCTACGTCATCCCGAGCGCGTATGCGCCCTCGGCGGGCAACGCCGAGGAGCCGGGCTGCTCGCTGTCCTTCGACGGGGGCCCCGGGATGTACGAGTCGGGACCGTTCGGTGAGGCCAGTGGCGGGCCCGTACCCATCGCGGTGGAAACCTTCCACGCGCTGCGGCATCGCCAGACCGCCGAGGGGATGGCGGCCAACGCGGAGCGGCCCTCCCGGGTGAACCTGCTCAACTGGGACGGCCGGGGAGTGCCGACGGGCATGTTCCCGGACGGGGAGCAGCAATGA
- the narJ gene encoding nitrate reductase molybdenum cofactor assembly chaperone, producing MKLRTRIRDTTLNDRAVWQAASLLLAYPDGDRQEQLDTVADLLAHVRGSARPLLDSAHAGLSALDQRRAAEDYVATFDLRRRSTMYLTYWTAGDTRNRGAAMHGFVTAYRGAGVQPPKAESPDHLPVVLEFAARVDPVLGRRLLVEHRVPIDVLRDALVESGSVYGAAVEAVCTTLPRATDQEVQRAQRLAQAGPPAEAVGLQPFTLTVPPRRETGGHGHG from the coding sequence ATGAAGCTGCGCACCCGCATCCGCGATACCACCCTGAACGACCGGGCGGTGTGGCAGGCGGCCTCGCTGCTGTTGGCCTACCCGGACGGCGACCGTCAGGAGCAACTGGACACCGTCGCCGACCTGCTCGCCCACGTGCGCGGCTCGGCGCGCCCCCTGCTGGACAGCGCCCACGCGGGTCTGTCCGCACTGGATCAGCGCCGCGCGGCCGAGGATTACGTCGCGACGTTCGATCTGCGTCGTCGCTCCACCATGTACCTGACCTACTGGACCGCCGGAGACACCCGCAACCGCGGCGCGGCGATGCACGGCTTCGTCACCGCCTACCGCGGTGCGGGGGTGCAGCCCCCGAAAGCGGAGTCGCCCGACCATCTTCCGGTGGTCCTCGAGTTCGCCGCCCGGGTCGACCCGGTGCTCGGGCGTCGCCTGCTGGTGGAGCATCGGGTACCGATCGACGTGCTGCGCGACGCGCTCGTCGAGTCCGGTTCGGTCTACGGGGCCGCGGTGGAGGCGGTGTGCACGACGCTTCCCCGCGCCACCGACCAGGAGGTGCAGCGGGCACAACGGCTGGCGCAGGCGGGGCCGCCGGCCGAAGCGGTGGGGCTGCAACCGTTCACGTTGACCGTGCCGCCGCGGCGGGAGACGGGAGGGCACGGGCATGGGTGA
- a CDS encoding nitrate reductase subunit alpha, which translates to MTTHIGGPIEGLLARSGRFFTPGEVSEDMRTVTRQGGREGDIFYRDRWSHDKVVRSTHGVNCTGSCSWKVYVKDGIITWETQETDYPSVGPDRPEYEPRGCPRGAAFSWYTYSPTRVRYPYARGVLVEMYREARARLGDPVLAWAEIQADPQRRRKYQQARGKGGLVRVSWAEATEMIAAAHVHTIKTYGPDRVAGFSPIPAMSMVSHAAGSRFVELIGGVMTSFYDWYADLPVASPQVFGDQTDVPESGDWWDAAYLMMWGSNVPVTRTPDAHWMAEVRYRGTKVVAVSPDYADNTKFADEWMPCAAGTDGALAMAMGHVLLTEFFVREQVPFFVDYVRQFTDLPFLVKLEDRDGILVPGKNLTAADLGGYDAQQENSAFKPVLLDAGTDSVVVPRGSLGFRYGDDGEGKWNLDLGDVVPALTVARDGGENAYVALPRFDTLDGHGETLMRGVPVRRVGEHRVCTVFDLMLAQYGVSRPGLPGDWPTGYDDPRHPYTPAWQEPITGVSAEQAIRVVREFARSAEESGGRSMIIMGAGICQWFHGDATYRAVLALLLLTGSMGRNGGGWAHYVGQEKCRPITGWATMAMGTDWSRPPRQMAGTSYWYAHTGQWRYDGYRADTLSSPLGRGRFRGRHTMDVLASATAMGWSPFFPQFDRSSLKVADEAKAAGRDIAEYVAEQLGSGELKLAVTDPDNPRNWPRVLNIWRANLLGSSSKGNEYFLRHLLGTTSNLQASPTPEELRPNDINWPEEIPEGKLDLLMSIDFRMTSTTLLSDVVLPAATWYEKADLSSTDMHPYVHAFSPAIDPPWETHSDFEAFGAVARAFSTLAAKHLGTRTDVVLGTLQHDTPGAMAYPGGAEHDWRRTGETPVPGKTMGPIAVVERDYAAIADKWSTLGPLTEKLGLTTKGITTNPDVEVKQLAAKFGVLDSGVAQGRPAITTAERMADVILALSGTSNGRLAVQGFRELERRTGRRLVHLAEGSEERRITYADTQAQPVPVITSAEWSGSETGGRRYAPFTVNIEHLKPFHTLTGRMHFYLDHDWIEELGEQLPTYRPPLDMARLFGEPAVGAQDGLGLTVRYLTPHSKWSIHSEYQDNLFMLSLSRGGPTMWMSPADAAKIEVKDNDWVEAVNRNGVVVCRAIVSHRMPEGVVFVYHAQERTIDVPLTETTGTRGGIHNSLTRLLIKPSHLAGGYAQTAFAFNYLGPTGNQRDEVTVVRRRSQEVHY; encoded by the coding sequence ATGACCACACACATCGGCGGTCCGATCGAAGGGCTGCTGGCCCGCAGCGGCCGGTTCTTCACGCCGGGTGAGGTCTCCGAGGACATGCGCACCGTCACCCGGCAGGGTGGGCGCGAGGGCGACATTTTCTACCGCGACCGGTGGAGCCACGACAAGGTGGTGCGCTCCACCCACGGCGTCAACTGCACCGGATCCTGTTCGTGGAAGGTGTATGTCAAGGACGGCATCATCACCTGGGAGACCCAGGAAACCGACTATCCCTCGGTGGGGCCCGACCGCCCGGAGTACGAACCGCGGGGCTGCCCGCGGGGCGCGGCGTTCTCCTGGTACACCTACTCGCCGACCCGGGTGCGTTATCCCTACGCGCGCGGCGTGCTGGTCGAGATGTACCGCGAGGCCAGAGCCCGGCTGGGGGATCCGGTGTTGGCGTGGGCCGAGATTCAGGCCGACCCGCAACGGCGCCGCAAGTACCAGCAGGCCCGCGGCAAGGGCGGGCTGGTGCGCGTCAGTTGGGCCGAGGCCACCGAGATGATCGCGGCGGCCCACGTGCACACCATCAAGACCTACGGCCCGGACCGGGTGGCCGGCTTTTCGCCGATCCCGGCGATGTCCATGGTGTCGCACGCCGCCGGCTCACGCTTCGTCGAACTCATCGGCGGGGTGATGACCTCCTTCTACGACTGGTACGCCGACCTGCCGGTGGCCTCCCCACAGGTGTTCGGGGACCAGACCGACGTGCCGGAATCCGGCGACTGGTGGGACGCGGCCTATCTGATGATGTGGGGATCAAACGTTCCGGTCACCCGGACCCCGGACGCCCACTGGATGGCCGAGGTGCGTTACCGGGGGACCAAGGTGGTCGCGGTCAGCCCCGACTACGCCGACAACACCAAGTTCGCCGACGAGTGGATGCCGTGCGCGGCCGGCACCGACGGCGCCCTGGCGATGGCCATGGGCCACGTGCTGCTCACGGAATTCTTTGTCCGCGAACAGGTGCCGTTCTTCGTCGACTACGTCCGCCAGTTCACCGACCTGCCGTTCCTGGTCAAGCTGGAGGACCGGGACGGCATCCTGGTGCCCGGCAAGAACTTGACGGCCGCCGACCTGGGCGGCTACGACGCGCAACAGGAGAATTCGGCGTTCAAGCCGGTGCTGCTCGACGCCGGCACCGATTCGGTTGTGGTGCCGCGGGGTTCGTTGGGCTTCCGCTACGGCGACGACGGCGAGGGCAAGTGGAACCTCGACCTCGGCGACGTGGTGCCGGCGTTGACGGTCGCGCGCGACGGCGGCGAGAACGCCTACGTGGCGCTGCCGCGGTTCGACACCCTCGACGGGCACGGCGAGACGCTGATGCGCGGGGTCCCGGTACGGCGGGTCGGTGAGCACCGGGTGTGCACCGTGTTCGATCTGATGCTGGCGCAGTACGGGGTGAGCCGGCCGGGGCTGCCCGGGGACTGGCCGACCGGGTACGACGACCCGCGACACCCGTACACCCCGGCCTGGCAGGAGCCGATCACCGGGGTCTCGGCCGAGCAGGCCATCCGGGTGGTGCGCGAATTCGCCCGCAGCGCCGAGGAATCCGGCGGTCGATCGATGATCATCATGGGCGCCGGCATCTGCCAGTGGTTTCACGGTGACGCGACCTACCGCGCCGTGCTGGCGCTGCTGCTGCTCACCGGATCGATGGGCCGCAACGGCGGCGGCTGGGCGCACTACGTCGGCCAGGAGAAGTGCCGCCCCATCACCGGGTGGGCGACGATGGCCATGGGGACCGACTGGTCGCGGCCGCCGCGGCAGATGGCCGGCACCTCGTACTGGTACGCGCACACCGGCCAATGGCGCTACGACGGCTACCGCGCCGACACGCTGTCCAGTCCGCTGGGCCGGGGCCGGTTCCGCGGCCGGCACACCATGGACGTGCTCGCGTCGGCGACCGCCATGGGTTGGAGCCCGTTCTTCCCACAGTTCGACCGCTCCAGCCTCAAGGTCGCCGACGAGGCGAAGGCCGCGGGCCGCGACATCGCCGAATACGTGGCCGAGCAGCTCGGCTCCGGGGAGCTGAAGCTCGCGGTCACCGATCCGGACAATCCCCGGAATTGGCCGCGGGTGCTCAACATCTGGCGGGCCAACCTGCTGGGCTCCTCCAGCAAGGGCAACGAGTACTTCCTGCGTCACCTGCTGGGCACCACGTCGAACCTGCAGGCCTCGCCCACCCCGGAGGAGCTGCGGCCCAACGACATCAACTGGCCCGAGGAGATCCCCGAGGGCAAGCTGGACCTGCTGATGTCGATCGACTTCCGGATGACCTCGACCACCCTGCTCTCCGACGTGGTGCTGCCCGCGGCGACCTGGTACGAGAAGGCGGACCTGTCGAGCACCGACATGCACCCCTATGTGCACGCCTTCAGTCCCGCCATCGATCCGCCGTGGGAGACCCATTCGGACTTCGAGGCGTTCGGTGCGGTGGCGCGCGCGTTCAGCACCCTGGCCGCCAAACACCTGGGGACCCGCACGGACGTGGTGCTGGGCACGCTGCAGCACGACACCCCGGGAGCCATGGCCTACCCCGGTGGCGCCGAACACGATTGGCGACGCACCGGTGAGACTCCGGTGCCCGGCAAAACCATGGGGCCCATCGCGGTCGTCGAACGGGACTACGCCGCGATCGCCGACAAGTGGTCGACGTTGGGGCCGCTGACCGAGAAACTGGGCCTGACCACCAAGGGCATCACCACCAATCCGGACGTCGAGGTCAAACAGCTGGCCGCGAAGTTCGGTGTCCTCGATTCCGGGGTGGCCCAGGGCCGGCCCGCGATCACGACCGCGGAGCGGATGGCCGACGTCATCCTGGCGTTGTCCGGCACCTCCAACGGCCGGCTTGCCGTGCAGGGCTTCCGCGAGCTCGAACGCCGCACCGGCCGCCGCCTGGTCCACCTCGCCGAGGGCAGCGAGGAACGGCGCATCACCTACGCCGACACCCAGGCCCAACCGGTGCCGGTGATCACCAGCGCCGAGTGGTCGGGCAGCGAGACCGGCGGTCGCCGCTACGCGCCGTTCACCGTGAACATCGAACACCTCAAGCCCTTTCACACGCTCACCGGGCGGATGCACTTCTACCTGGACCACGACTGGATCGAGGAACTCGGTGAGCAACTGCCCACCTACCGGCCCCCGCTGGACATGGCACGGCTGTTCGGGGAGCCGGCGGTCGGTGCCCAGGACGGTCTGGGCCTGACGGTCCGCTACCTGACTCCGCACTCGAAGTGGTCCATCCATTCCGAGTACCAGGACAACCTGTTCATGTTGTCGCTGTCGCGCGGCGGGCCGACCATGTGGATGAGTCCCGCCGACGCCGCGAAGATCGAGGTCAAGGACAACGACTGGGTGGAGGCGGTCAACCGCAACGGCGTGGTGGTCTGCCGGGCGATCGTCAGCCATCGGATGCCCGAAGGTGTGGTCTTCGTTTACCACGCCCAGGAACGCACCATCGACGTCCCGCTCACCGAGACCACCGGAACCCGTGGCGGAATCCACAATTCGCTGACCCGGCTGCTGATCAAACCCAGCCACCTCGCGGGCGGCTACGCGCAGACGGCATTCGCCTTCAACTACCTGGGGCCGACGGGCAATCAACGTGACGAGGTGACCGTGGTGCGGCGTCGGTCCCAAGAGGTCCACTACTGA